In a genomic window of Occallatibacter riparius:
- a CDS encoding c-type cytochrome, with translation MSKKLAIGLVVLSLSLVSTSAWAKDPAAVYKSKCAGCHGPAGEGKMGPALKGTSMSADDIASLLAKGDPAKKAPHNKHFSGATAEKAKALADYIKTL, from the coding sequence ATGAGCAAAAAACTAGCCATCGGACTTGTCGTTCTATCTCTGTCGCTCGTCTCCACCTCAGCCTGGGCCAAGGATCCAGCCGCAGTCTACAAATCGAAGTGCGCGGGCTGTCACGGCCCCGCCGGCGAAGGCAAGATGGGGCCGGCCCTCAAGGGAACCAGCATGAGCGCCGACGACATCGCCAGCCTCCTCGCCAAGGGTGACCCCGCGAAGAAGGCTCCCCACAACAAGCACTTCTCGGGCGCAACCGCCGAGAAGGCCAAAGCCCTGGCCGACTACATCAAGACCCTCTGA
- a CDS encoding alpha-mannosidase yields the protein MTSSFKRFSAALMALGLFAAINPPTLPAQTLVEEQRVAAEVARVAGKLPKESQSVITRLTLLGHLPDGAWKTHAGDVPHAEAANFDDSSWETQKIPGHAPNDAVWFRQTYTVPNTLNGYDLTGARIWFEFHANANGPMPEILYFNGRRVALGDDLEPVVLFDSAKPGEKVTVAVKVLHTVDTKGIRGATLKIDFPENRPNPDDLRTEFLAGALLVPSLAKSDVGPMATLNQAIAAVDTKALDAKNQAAFDASLKASHQKLETLLPLMQTFTWHLSGNSHIDAAWLWPWTETVDVVKRTFGTALQLMYEYPQYTYTQSAAAYNEWMADKYPDLNDQIKARIKEGRWEVVGGMWVEPDVNMPDGESLVRQLLVGKRWYKQNYGVDVRIGWNPDSFGYTWQLPQIYKKSGVDYFVTQKMTWNDTNQLPFKLFWWESPDGSKVLTYFPHDYANNNLDPIRLSHDTVQARDRAPGMSEMMDLYGIGDHGGGPTRAILDQGFHWGTPSTPAKVMPKIEFGLAQPFFSSVEKQVADKSPEWNYQSIAKGYTPPPAVEGKISIPTWKSELYFEYHRGVMTSQANHKKNMRDSEEQMLNAEKWASLAWVLSDKSEGRAYPGNELTEDWKKVLFNQFHDLAAGSGIGVIYKDAQKDYDVVRYSTNEISAASLDTVDERINTDGKGTPVVVYNPLSWERSGEVTVHLASGKSGLTANGAQIVEVTPDSATDAADVKLHVLHVPALGYKVVWLGNGKSQPEHADATAKEAGNAITLENDTIRISVDKGTGCITSLYDKKSSFETLASGACGNQLQFFKDTPKDYDAWNIDPGTLDKAPQTIAQADSVELVKAAEPYIRVTRHFQQSKFVQDLALSAEGDSVDIDNQIDWHESHILLKAAFPLAASGPFATYEIPYGTIDRPTTRNNSWEKAQFEVTGLRWADLGDGKHGLAILNQTKYGYDAVGNVLRLSLLRSPKWPDPEADMGHHHFRYALYPHAGTWKDANTVRRGYEYNYPLTAVVTTAHAGALPAQHSFASVSSPNVVLTALKKAEDTNGLIFRVYEWAGKGSDVEFHVPPGATGATITNMMEAPEGQPIPVQGDVVKAPIHPYEILTLRVDYPNVAAQK from the coding sequence ATGACATCCTCCTTCAAGCGTTTTTCTGCCGCACTCATGGCCCTTGGCCTGTTCGCCGCAATCAACCCTCCCACCCTCCCCGCTCAGACCCTCGTTGAAGAACAGCGCGTCGCCGCCGAAGTCGCCCGCGTCGCCGGCAAGCTTCCCAAAGAATCACAGTCCGTCATCACCCGCCTCACCCTCCTCGGCCATCTCCCTGACGGCGCATGGAAGACCCACGCCGGCGACGTCCCGCACGCGGAAGCCGCCAACTTCGACGACTCCTCCTGGGAGACGCAGAAGATCCCCGGCCATGCCCCCAATGACGCCGTCTGGTTCCGCCAGACCTACACAGTCCCCAACACCCTCAACGGCTACGACCTCACCGGCGCCCGCATCTGGTTCGAATTTCACGCCAACGCCAACGGCCCTATGCCCGAGATCCTCTACTTCAACGGCCGCCGCGTCGCTCTCGGCGATGACCTCGAGCCCGTCGTCCTCTTCGACTCCGCCAAGCCCGGCGAAAAAGTTACGGTAGCCGTCAAGGTCCTCCACACCGTCGACACCAAGGGCATCCGCGGCGCCACCCTCAAAATCGACTTCCCTGAGAACCGCCCCAACCCTGACGACCTCCGCACCGAGTTCCTCGCCGGCGCGCTCCTTGTCCCGTCGCTCGCCAAGTCGGACGTAGGTCCCATGGCGACCCTCAACCAGGCCATCGCCGCCGTCGACACCAAGGCCCTCGACGCCAAAAATCAGGCCGCCTTCGACGCCAGCCTGAAAGCCTCGCACCAGAAGCTCGAAACCCTGTTGCCCCTGATGCAAACCTTTACATGGCATCTCTCCGGCAACTCCCACATCGACGCCGCCTGGCTCTGGCCCTGGACCGAAACCGTCGACGTGGTCAAGCGCACCTTCGGCACCGCGCTCCAGTTGATGTACGAGTACCCTCAGTACACCTACACCCAGTCCGCCGCCGCCTACAACGAGTGGATGGCCGACAAGTATCCCGACCTCAACGACCAGATCAAAGCCCGCATCAAGGAAGGCCGCTGGGAGGTCGTCGGCGGCATGTGGGTCGAGCCCGACGTCAACATGCCCGACGGAGAATCCCTTGTCCGCCAACTCCTCGTCGGCAAGCGCTGGTATAAGCAGAACTACGGCGTCGACGTCCGCATTGGCTGGAACCCCGACTCCTTCGGCTACACCTGGCAGCTCCCCCAGATCTACAAAAAGTCCGGCGTCGACTACTTCGTCACCCAGAAGATGACCTGGAACGACACCAACCAGCTCCCCTTCAAGCTCTTCTGGTGGGAGAGCCCCGATGGCTCCAAGGTCCTCACCTACTTCCCCCACGACTACGCCAACAACAACCTCGATCCCATCCGCCTCTCGCATGACACCGTGCAGGCCCGCGATCGCGCCCCCGGCATGAGCGAGATGATGGACCTTTACGGCATCGGCGACCACGGCGGCGGCCCCACCCGCGCCATCCTCGATCAGGGCTTCCACTGGGGCACCCCCTCCACCCCCGCCAAGGTCATGCCCAAAATCGAGTTCGGCCTCGCCCAGCCCTTCTTCTCCTCCGTCGAGAAGCAGGTTGCCGACAAGAGCCCCGAATGGAACTACCAGTCCATCGCCAAGGGCTATACCCCACCCCCCGCCGTCGAAGGTAAGATCTCCATCCCCACCTGGAAATCCGAGCTCTACTTCGAGTACCACCGCGGCGTCATGACCTCACAGGCCAACCACAAAAAGAACATGCGCGACTCGGAAGAACAGATGCTCAACGCCGAGAAGTGGGCCTCGCTTGCCTGGGTCTTATCAGACAAGTCCGAGGGCCGCGCCTACCCCGGCAATGAGCTCACTGAAGACTGGAAGAAGGTCCTCTTCAACCAGTTCCACGACCTCGCCGCCGGCTCCGGCATCGGCGTCATCTACAAAGACGCGCAGAAGGACTACGACGTAGTCCGCTACTCCACCAACGAAATCAGCGCCGCCTCCCTCGACACCGTCGACGAGCGCATCAACACCGACGGCAAAGGCACCCCCGTCGTCGTCTACAACCCGCTTAGCTGGGAGCGCTCCGGCGAAGTCACCGTCCATCTCGCGTCCGGCAAGTCCGGCCTCACCGCCAACGGCGCCCAGATCGTCGAAGTCACCCCCGACTCCGCCACCGACGCAGCCGACGTGAAACTCCACGTCCTCCACGTCCCCGCCCTCGGCTACAAGGTGGTCTGGCTCGGCAACGGCAAGTCCCAGCCCGAGCACGCCGACGCCACCGCCAAAGAGGCCGGCAACGCCATCACCCTCGAGAACGACACCATCCGCATCTCCGTCGACAAGGGCACCGGCTGCATCACCAGCCTCTACGACAAGAAGTCCAGCTTCGAAACCCTCGCCTCCGGCGCTTGCGGCAACCAGCTCCAGTTCTTCAAGGACACGCCCAAGGACTACGACGCCTGGAACATCGATCCCGGCACCCTCGACAAAGCCCCCCAGACCATCGCGCAGGCTGATTCCGTCGAGCTCGTCAAAGCCGCCGAGCCCTACATCCGCGTAACCCGCCACTTCCAGCAGTCCAAGTTCGTGCAGGATCTCGCCCTCTCAGCCGAAGGCGACTCCGTCGACATCGACAACCAGATCGACTGGCACGAATCCCACATCCTCCTCAAAGCCGCCTTCCCGCTCGCGGCCAGCGGCCCCTTCGCCACCTACGAAATCCCCTACGGCACCATCGACCGCCCCACAACTCGCAACAACTCGTGGGAGAAGGCCCAGTTCGAAGTCACCGGCCTCCGCTGGGCTGACCTGGGAGACGGAAAGCACGGCCTTGCCATCCTCAACCAGACCAAGTACGGATACGACGCCGTCGGCAACGTCCTCCGCCTCTCGCTTCTCCGTTCGCCCAAGTGGCCTGACCCTGAAGCCGACATGGGCCACCACCACTTCCGCTACGCGCTCTACCCGCACGCCGGCACCTGGAAAGACGCCAACACCGTCCGCCGCGGCTACGAGTACAACTACCCGCTTACCGCCGTCGTCACCACCGCCCATGCCGGCGCCCTGCCCGCGCAGCACTCCTTCGCCAGCGTCAGCTCGCCTAACGTAGTTCTCACCGCCCTCAAGAAAGCGGAAGACACCAACGGTTTGATCTTCCGCGTCTACGAGTGGGCAGGGAAGGGAAGCGACGTAGAGTTCCACGTCCCCCCCGGCGCAACCGGCGCAACCATCACCAACATGATGGAAGCCCCCGAGGGCCAACCGATCCCCGTGCAGGGCGACGTAGTCAAAGCCCCCATCCACCCCTATGAAATCCTCACCCTCCGCGTCGACTACCCCAACGTCGCCGCGCAGAAGTAG
- a CDS encoding TetR/AcrR family transcriptional regulator, with amino-acid sequence MTSKRGRPSRRTEIVIAAEKLLRERGLNGMTTRAIAEAVPCSEGAIYVHFKDRLSLVLEVLQQSLPEMLVPLHSLVNNVGVGEPERNLMDAVDALGRFHVRVTPMLCSLMSESELLIRFRQSLSDSAKGPHRGIATLATYIEREQKLGRIDPDVDAKTAAHLLMAASFFHQFTTLLFGHADKLETRRLVRFALRKRKAGGPRKST; translated from the coding sequence GTGACCAGCAAGCGAGGCCGGCCCAGTCGCCGGACTGAAATTGTCATCGCAGCAGAGAAGCTTCTTCGGGAGCGTGGCCTTAATGGAATGACCACCCGGGCAATCGCTGAGGCTGTCCCCTGCTCGGAAGGCGCAATCTATGTCCACTTCAAAGACAGGCTCTCGCTGGTCCTCGAAGTCTTGCAGCAGAGCCTGCCTGAGATGCTCGTTCCACTGCACAGCTTGGTGAATAACGTCGGCGTCGGCGAGCCCGAGCGCAATCTGATGGACGCGGTCGATGCGCTCGGCCGTTTCCACGTGCGTGTCACTCCCATGCTTTGCTCCCTGATGTCCGAGTCCGAACTCCTCATCCGGTTTCGCCAGTCCCTCAGCGATTCCGCAAAAGGACCCCACCGCGGCATCGCCACGCTGGCCACCTATATCGAGCGGGAACAGAAACTCGGACGCATCGATCCCGACGTAGACGCAAAGACCGCCGCACACCTGTTGATGGCGGCCTCGTTCTTCCATCAATTCACCACTCTGCTCTTCGGTCACGCGGACAAGCTCGAAACCCGGCGTCTGGTACGGTTCGCGCTGCGCAAACGCAAAGCCGGAGGCCCGCGAAAATCGACCTGA
- a CDS encoding M20/M25/M40 family metallo-hydrolase has protein sequence MNLFRLFAAALLSAAVSLYAPLSASGQAKSKTKAAPEPAQTDPYAEVQPATETLDLAMYQRIRDEGLNHSHVMEFASALMDGIGPRLTGSPNAKKANEWTRDTLTKIGLENAHLEDWGEFGLGWQQLNTWARMTSPDTAVLIVQATPWSPSTSGPITAEVTYVKIDDDKDFDQYKGKLAGKIVLFGAMRDVPPLDKALFERYTDKELEDLAAFPVSANAAGLSPEMQARIRAYIERGHRIDKIAKFFADEKVAAVIEPSRDGGRGGGSGGTFFDDNGATLGRTPYLADKKVEIPVIVAAIESYGRLYRLTQAHVPTSVELDVQTKFTGDHEHGFDTVAEIPGTDPKLKEQVVMVGGHLDSWIAGTGATDNGAGTVVAMEAVRILKALGVKPRRTIRIALWTGEEQGLFGSKGYCSIHYGSAKTSTAPDQLALPEFMRRAAGPLEVKPEQKLISGYFNVDNGSGKIRGVYTQGNSGIAPIFAQWIAPLRDLGVTTITNRNTGGTDHLSFDAVGIPGFQFIQDDLDYETRTHHSNMDTYERLQAADLKQIATVEAIFLYNAAQRDQMLPRKPLPNPEQEQKLREPLEGIFPNAVPPPPDEKKQ, from the coding sequence ATGAATCTCTTCCGCCTTTTCGCCGCGGCCCTCCTCTCCGCGGCTGTCTCTCTCTACGCCCCGCTCAGCGCATCGGGTCAGGCCAAGTCAAAGACCAAAGCCGCGCCTGAGCCCGCTCAGACCGACCCTTACGCCGAAGTCCAGCCCGCCACTGAAACCCTCGACCTCGCCATGTACCAGCGCATCCGCGACGAAGGCCTCAACCACTCCCACGTCATGGAGTTCGCCTCCGCCCTCATGGACGGCATCGGCCCCCGTCTCACCGGCTCGCCCAACGCCAAAAAAGCCAACGAGTGGACCCGCGACACCCTCACCAAAATCGGCCTCGAAAACGCCCATCTCGAAGACTGGGGCGAGTTCGGCCTCGGCTGGCAGCAGCTCAACACCTGGGCCCGCATGACTTCGCCGGACACTGCCGTCCTCATCGTCCAGGCCACCCCCTGGTCCCCCTCCACCAGCGGCCCCATCACCGCCGAAGTCACCTACGTCAAAATTGACGATGACAAAGACTTCGATCAGTACAAGGGCAAGCTCGCCGGAAAAATCGTTCTCTTCGGCGCCATGCGTGACGTCCCGCCCCTCGATAAAGCCCTCTTCGAGCGTTACACCGACAAGGAACTCGAAGACCTCGCCGCATTCCCCGTCAGCGCCAATGCCGCCGGCCTCTCGCCTGAGATGCAGGCCCGCATCCGCGCCTACATCGAGCGCGGCCACCGCATCGACAAGATCGCCAAATTCTTCGCCGATGAAAAAGTCGCCGCCGTCATCGAGCCCAGCCGCGACGGTGGCCGCGGCGGTGGCTCCGGCGGAACCTTCTTTGACGACAACGGCGCAACCCTCGGCCGCACCCCCTACCTCGCCGACAAGAAAGTCGAAATCCCCGTCATCGTCGCCGCTATCGAGAGCTACGGCCGCCTCTATCGCCTCACCCAGGCCCACGTCCCAACCAGCGTCGAGCTCGACGTCCAAACCAAATTCACCGGCGACCACGAACACGGCTTTGACACCGTCGCCGAAATCCCCGGCACCGATCCCAAGCTGAAAGAACAAGTCGTCATGGTCGGCGGCCACCTCGACTCCTGGATCGCCGGCACCGGCGCAACCGACAACGGCGCAGGCACCGTCGTCGCCATGGAAGCCGTCCGCATCCTCAAAGCCCTCGGTGTCAAGCCGCGCCGCACCATCCGCATCGCCCTCTGGACCGGCGAAGAACAAGGCCTCTTCGGCTCCAAGGGCTACTGCTCCATCCACTACGGCTCGGCCAAAACCTCCACCGCGCCTGACCAGCTAGCCCTGCCCGAATTCATGCGCCGCGCCGCCGGTCCGCTTGAAGTCAAGCCCGAGCAGAAACTCATCTCCGGCTACTTCAATGTCGACAACGGCTCCGGCAAAATCCGCGGCGTCTACACCCAGGGCAACAGCGGGATCGCGCCCATCTTCGCCCAGTGGATCGCCCCTCTCCGCGACCTCGGCGTCACCACCATCACCAACCGCAACACTGGCGGAACCGACCACCTCTCCTTCGACGCCGTCGGCATCCCCGGCTTCCAGTTCATCCAGGACGACCTCGACTACGAAACCCGCACCCACCACTCCAACATGGACACCTACGAGCGCCTCCAGGCCGCCGATCTCAAGCAGATCGCCACTGTGGAGGCCATCTTCCTCTACAACGCCGCCCAGCGCGACCAGATGCTCCCGCGCAAGCCCCTCCCCAACCCCGAACAGGAGCAGAAACTCCGCGAACCCCTCGAAGGCATCTTCCCCAACGCCGTCCCCCCACCCCCCGACGAGAAGAAGCAGTAG
- a CDS encoding glucose 1-dehydrogenase — MKLWFENKVALVTGAGQGMGLAAARAFAEEGAAVALADRDEALVQKAAEDLRAEGHKAMAIRCDVTNEQQVRAMVERTVAEFGRLDAAFNNAGVQSPAIETADAESQEFDRVTAINLKSVWMCMKYELRQMRNQGSGAIVNNSSIGGLIGLPGRAIYHAAKHGVIGLTKSAALEYASRGITINAVCPGTINTPMVAEMLAKEPDAMKDIMKMQPIGRLGTAEEVASAVLWLCSPGAAFVVGHALAVDGGFTAQ; from the coding sequence ATGAAGCTGTGGTTCGAGAACAAAGTCGCGCTCGTCACTGGCGCAGGGCAGGGAATGGGTCTCGCCGCCGCGCGTGCCTTCGCGGAAGAGGGCGCTGCCGTCGCTCTTGCCGATCGCGATGAAGCTCTCGTGCAGAAGGCCGCGGAGGATCTGCGAGCAGAGGGACACAAAGCCATGGCCATTCGTTGCGACGTAACCAATGAGCAGCAGGTCCGCGCGATGGTCGAAAGGACCGTTGCCGAATTCGGCCGCCTTGATGCCGCGTTCAATAACGCCGGCGTGCAAAGCCCCGCTATCGAAACAGCAGACGCAGAGAGTCAGGAATTCGATCGCGTGACGGCCATCAATCTCAAGAGCGTGTGGATGTGCATGAAATATGAGCTCCGACAGATGCGCAACCAAGGCTCCGGCGCCATCGTAAACAACTCGTCCATCGGCGGCCTCATCGGCCTCCCGGGACGCGCCATCTATCACGCCGCCAAGCATGGCGTGATCGGTCTCACCAAAAGCGCGGCCCTGGAGTATGCGTCGCGAGGCATCACCATCAACGCGGTATGTCCCGGCACCATCAACACGCCCATGGTCGCAGAAATGCTCGCGAAGGAGCCTGATGCCATGAAAGACATCATGAAGATGCAGCCGATCGGCCGCCTTGGCACAGCCGAGGAGGTAGCCTCGGCCGTTCTTTGGCTGTGCAGCCCCGGAGCGGCCTTTGTCGTCGGCCACGCCCTCGCCGTCGACGGCGGCTTCACCGCGCAATAA
- a CDS encoding DUF2971 domain-containing protein gives MAEITENAFNPTTDPGKLKGFLESIGSFSEDLILWFNVGQKLYHYTNLEGLLGILSKNDLWLTHAQYCNDEQELTHGLQLTRKVIEEQAQGADPKRKSYLEELLSLLTEPKLDPVYVCCFCERDDLLSQWRAYAANATGVSIEFEPANFSYITGPDCPPTVGLMRFWKVFYSPETQQKIIRSAINYYPFFDQAAAPSDWAKWTAEAIRFFIPTFKNKDFVGEEEWRLIFTPASGGPVKPSYRVRGGMLVPYYSLIELCRQLGLPDQKLPLASVRIGPSPNKRLNAASVRMMLDRHGYESARVELSDTPYRG, from the coding sequence ATGGCGGAGATCACGGAGAATGCCTTCAACCCAACCACCGATCCTGGGAAGCTGAAGGGGTTCCTGGAAAGCATCGGATCCTTCAGCGAAGATCTGATCCTTTGGTTCAATGTCGGGCAGAAGCTCTACCACTACACGAATCTCGAGGGCCTGCTCGGTATCCTTTCTAAAAACGATTTGTGGCTCACACACGCACAGTATTGCAACGACGAACAGGAGCTGACGCACGGGCTGCAGTTGACGCGCAAGGTCATCGAGGAACAGGCCCAGGGCGCCGACCCCAAGCGCAAGAGTTATCTGGAAGAACTACTCAGCCTGCTAACAGAGCCCAAGCTTGATCCCGTCTACGTCTGCTGCTTCTGCGAGCGAGATGATCTGCTGAGTCAGTGGCGTGCTTACGCCGCAAATGCGACCGGCGTAAGCATTGAGTTCGAACCGGCGAACTTTTCGTATATAACGGGTCCGGACTGTCCTCCGACTGTGGGTCTGATGCGGTTTTGGAAAGTGTTCTATTCGCCAGAAACTCAACAAAAGATCATTCGAAGCGCGATCAATTACTATCCGTTTTTCGATCAAGCGGCGGCGCCCAGCGATTGGGCCAAATGGACCGCGGAGGCAATCCGCTTCTTTATTCCGACGTTCAAGAACAAGGATTTTGTAGGGGAAGAGGAGTGGCGCCTCATTTTCACTCCGGCGAGCGGAGGCCCTGTTAAACCTTCTTACCGGGTGCGAGGGGGGATGCTGGTGCCCTACTACAGCCTGATCGAGCTCTGTCGTCAATTGGGACTGCCTGACCAGAAACTTCCGTTGGCATCCGTGCGGATCGGCCCCAGTCCGAACAAGCGTCTGAATGCAGCGAGCGTGCGGATGATGCTGGACCGGCACGGCTACGAGTCCGCCCGTGTCGAGCTTTCGGATACTCCGTATCGTGGTTAA
- a CDS encoding DUF6640 family protein codes for MNRGALGRYVLTFVLVGGAAMSFLLDWSANHLLNPLWHPHARYHGAILLFLFAGTAGVATWLLWRPSKERRVAFTVAALLSLAYWTPFFYVPSLLPQSSYWAGIPGHEPRIGGTTVYPNLVVVGVFVALTALGWGLGYFAAEEGAKV; via the coding sequence ATGAATAGGGGCGCGCTGGGCAGGTATGTTCTCACGTTCGTTCTGGTGGGCGGAGCGGCGATGTCTTTTCTATTGGATTGGAGCGCCAATCACTTGCTCAATCCACTGTGGCATCCGCATGCGCGTTACCACGGCGCGATTTTACTGTTCTTGTTTGCGGGAACGGCAGGGGTGGCGACCTGGCTGCTTTGGCGTCCTTCAAAGGAACGGCGGGTGGCATTCACCGTGGCGGCCTTGCTGTCGCTTGCATACTGGACGCCGTTTTTTTACGTCCCTTCTCTGCTGCCTCAGTCCTCCTATTGGGCGGGAATACCCGGCCATGAGCCACGCATAGGCGGGACGACTGTGTATCCGAATCTGGTGGTGGTGGGTGTCTTTGTCGCGCTCACCGCGCTTGGATGGGGTCTGGGATATTTCGCCGCGGAGGAAGGGGCGAAGGTGTGA